The genomic segment TGGGGAGTGTTTCAGTGTAAACCAGATGACTTAAGATAtcttaagacccactccaatgaaaatagtgtttttaacatttttcagatgacggaggacattaaaatgaaaactgcatttatagctatttctttatatatctcGTTAATCGGGTATCGGGTTGTGAGCgactgtaagctagagggagagaatGTACAGAGAATGTTGGGAAAGTCCACAATAGTCCAAAAGTCCACCCTCAATTCATaggtaaatttctgaaaatgaaactgtttttaaaattattattactaatttgctttaaaataccGTTactataataaaaagaccactgagaacacttctaaaatagtttaaaagatgaaTGGAGTAGGGCTTTATAAATTAAAGTCACTGGTCAATATAACAGAAGAAGCTGCCTTCGAAATAGGAATAACTTTGCATGTTGGGATTACAACAAAATCATTCCCAAAAGAGTCtttcctttattatttatgaattttgTCTTCaacaaaactactttttttgtgtgtcaaaaACAACCTTTAAGTGTCTCGTCCAACGTCTGATCcattaaagttaatttgagGTTTGCTGAAAAGCCAGCATGTCAGAGGCAGACTCAGGTAAACAGGTTAGGAggaatttttaatttacaatttctAACACATCATAATAATAGCCTTCAGCTAAAATTATGACTTCCATGAAAGCATGTGTTTCATATTTCTTTATCTTTGCATTGTAAAAGTTTCTGCTGGATTTGCAACAAAataaacacttgtgtttttaaaaaactctaAGACATTGCTTTGAATTTAAAcagaatgaattaaaaagaattaaagcattttttaaacccTCTGCTTAAGCCAGAGACTCTTACCACCTGAGAGAGAAATTCCACATTCACCTgccttttattcttttgaacACGTGACAGGTCACGCGACACCCGACATGCCTGTTATTCCTATTGTTCACTATGGTTTATAAAAATCTCTGGGCCAAAATGACTTCAAAACTCTGAGGGCAGAGTAAATCCCTGGGATTTGTAGATTCGCTCATCATCATGCCATTCACTTTTTCTAAGCAAACAGAGCTCTCGGGATTAAACTGATAgagggtggggtgggggtggggattTCATCGGGAGCTTTCTCTTTTAACTTTTGCTTGGAGGATGATGGTCAGGAGCTGTTATGTAAGCCGAGTGGATTTCGAATGCATCGTTGAGCCATTCTCCTGTATGTGCTGTTGCTTCTGTCGCACTAGCAGGGTTCCCCGCACACATCATGTGACACACATGATGCAGCAACCGGCCTCCATGCAGCAAACACTTGACTATAAAAAcggaaaaatacaataaaaaaaaaacttaaaatgtactATATATTGTAAGATCATATACAGCAGAGAGCATTGCAATGGCTTTAAGCCCGTGTACAATTCTAATTGAGTAAAGAACCAACTAAAGACTTCATACCTAATTGTTagaaaagttctttttttgagGTGACCCCGGAAAAAATGAACAGCAGGCAAAGGATCCCTCTACAGTCAATGAGATGAATTGTGTTCCTTAAACTAACGTTAAAGTCCCTTTCGTTGTCATGGTGTTTGAAGTTTGTTCTCTATctcctgggggagtggtgagctgcagacacagctgcgctcgggagccatttggtgatttaactccgcccaatccaaccccttaatctgagtctttgatatgactcagcctggatttgaactcatgaccttccagtctcaggatggacactctaccacaagaaCTAAACTAATATATTCATTTGTTGCTAACCTCAAActagcaaaataaaacaaagcagaaaagtcAAATACCATCAGTGCTTTATAACTAAAGAACAGTTTATAATGTGCtcacttaaaacatttttttttgtttagagcTAAGACATTTGCATAAAAATTTATTGCCAGTTCATCAGGACCAActtagagcaaaaaatgtctggaCCTTAAAGCAGACTAAAACAGTTAAAAGACtgaattattaattttaacaaGCACCGGGTCTTTTATAATAACTGTATGTTCAAGGTTGAGGTCCGGTCACGCAAATTCAGGATGTCTGGCCAATTCATCTCTATTTGTCCCTCTTCCAGGCAAACTTACTGTCTGCTCaatcatatttatgtaaatcagCCACTGCAGCgatgacaaaataaagatgTAGGACTTTTTTTCCTGTGGTATATGGCCactataattacatttattgacTAGAATTAGTCAGCATTTATGGCAACACAGCCAAGTGTAATGTGTATGGGtcactttgttttttgggttattttctgtctttgtaacattttaatggataacaactttatttattccaGGTGGGAAATTTAAATATTGACGAAATAGGAGTGAAAAAATAGAGGCAGATTAAAAGAttgtatttataataaaatagcATAATAAATcaacagtgttgtttttttaggtttaaattaaaaaggtcTATGATGTGCCATTAGACTATAGCACATATCTTCATATCTGTTTAAGTGACACATTCCATTTCCTTCAGTTTCAAACCTTTAAAACATGGctaacacaagtttttttaagcatcCGATGTACAGTAGGGTAAGTCTTTTAAAGATGTTTGAATAAATATGATTGGATTTTTGTAACTTGGTATCCAAGTCAGAATTAGCGGACTGACATTGATTACCGGTACATATCAGCTCAAGGCTGCTTCACTATAAAACCCCCAGTAATCGCGTTCactaaatcatgttttttgagcttttaacatgtttttgtatgtgttgcatttttcttatgaaagagaacaaatgttataagaaatctttttgtttttgcatttccgagtatttctctttttaaatctctgtcaatcaaactgtcacagacaggtCTGTATGAATTAATGAGCTTTCTTTACATCACAAcatctctgctgcacatgcactaaacccctcatctggCCCGGCTAGCGTGCATAGCTCAGGTGCTGGAggagagaagatggtatcttcacgtTTACTGTGATCAGATGAGTTGCCGTTtgcatttccgtggtcaaatccGGCGtcataggattttttttgtatgagtttcatacaatacttacggtagcagggcTGTGAACGATGGAAAATCTATACGAGACTCCacagagcttcttgatgtgaccacggaaatgtgaacggtggCTCATTTGACCTCagctgtaaaggaaaaagaatcaggattttgaaGGAagttcttcacttcctcgtctgagctgacatccggctcaaaacgatatggctggacattaccgacactgcttgacatttttatgtagtaACGGTGAAGATTTACTCTAGCAGGTCATAGAACTATCATAATCTGATAGGaggcggggctgctcagctcagcaccagaagccacgccccctcagtggagattttgaaaatagaggcttcagatcaacatgaaaaattgctttttaagacatttaggtcgtgggattttggttaaaaatgtcataatcataattaacacTACTgggaagttttgttttttttaatacaaaagaaTTTTCAtggggggactttaaagggttaaacataaACTGAATGCCAACATTTGGCTTAATGTCGTAAATCTCTATcgatttaatgaaaaacaatgcatttttgcaaatggtttatttactaaaacattaaatttgaaaTATCTAAATTTTGTTGATTATCTTtaacgtaaaaagaaaaacatttaaacaaccaAAAGTCCAAACCAGGCAAAAAGGCACAGATAGAAAACAACCCCTTGATCAGATTTATCAATAATCATCaatatgagatttttttttattttgaatatggATAACTCCTGATATTCATGCATACAGTATACAGCTGTCTTAATAAATGCAATATTTCACCTATTGTATATGGACAGTGCTGTAGGATAAGCAGCAACTCTCACTGCTTACACTTTCTGAAGTCATTAAATGAGTTCATATATAAagtaacattttcaacaaaactttTATATAAATGTGCTATTGGCCTCTTAAAACGTTTCTTTACATACCCAGAACCAGAAATATTTGTACTATATATCTACATGACATctgatacaaaataaatacttacAGTGTATTATGTGTGATACATTTATCTCATCactgtaaacataaaaacaaaacagacatcATTTTTTCACTGTACTACATGTACTGTAGAGTCAAAGTGCTTGAATAGAGATTCTTCTCCGCTCTTCTCTTACTGTGATTGTTCTCAGAGGTAAAATAGCACCGTACGATATGACAGTCTGGACAGCTCACAGAACAAGCTGCTTTGTGTAActatttggtttgtttgtttgtcactCAGCttcttagaaagaaaaaaaaatacacagcaTGTGAGTCTTGGCCTTCTGCTTCAGACGGAGTCCACTTTGACCTGGTTATTGTTGGTCATGAGCGGTGACGGTTTACTTTTGAGCCTCTCCCCTGCATCGTTGGAGCTGTCCTGGAAGAAGATGCGAGCTGTGCACACAGACACTACAATGCGCTTATACTCCCGCCGGAAGTTCTGGTTCAGCACACCGTACACAATGGCGTTAAGGCAGCTGTTGAAGTAGGCCATGAAGTAGCTGGCCACAAATAACCACTCCGGGATTAAGGGAACGACCACCTCCGGTTTGATTGCTACAGCCAGTCCGATAAAGTTGAGGGGTGCCCAGCAGACAGCAAAgagcacaaacacaacaaacattgTGACAAAGTTTCTGACGTCGTGCGGCGTCAGCTTCGGCCGGTTGTCTGGCTTGACCCTTCTTCTCACCTGGATCACCAATATCCAGATGCGCAAATAGCAGTAGGTGACAATCATAAtgggtaaaataaaatgaaaaaataccaCTGCGATTGTATACGCTGAGCTGGCCGACTGTTCAAATGTGCAGGAATAAACTCGGGGGTCATACTTGAGTGAACCCACAAACAGGTTGGGTACGATGGCCACCACAGTCAGGGCCCATATCAAAATCACATAGCACACTGAGTTTTTGTCGCTGTACAGCTTGTCGTATTTGAGGCTATGACAGATGTAACAGTATCTGTTGATGGCGATGGCGGTGATGTTGAAGATGGAGCCGATGACGCTGACACCCATGAGGAAGCCGCTGATTTGACAATGGACAGAACCCAGGTTCCAGCCATTGTGGAAAATGGAAGTGAGGACCAGGGGGTATGGATAGATGGCCACCACGAGGTCTGCCACTGCGAGGCTCACCACAAAGATGTTTCCTGAAAGCAAAACACCaagagacaaaagaaaagataCGAGTCAGTAGGAATCATTGGGATGTAATCTGAACACTGCTTGCACATTGGCAGAGTTTGTAGCCTACTGAGAAGGTTCAACTAAACTCACTGATCAGGTGAACCCTATAATGCACTGAAGTTTTAGCCTTCGTTCTACAGCAAGTGATCCCTTTGTGCTTCACTACAGTAAGAATTCACAAGGACTATTAAATAAACCACAGTGGCATGATGCTTTTcatttccggttccgggtcaagAGCAGCAGACGTGTGTCTTCAACTATCCTCAACTCTTCGgcatttaaagtcttttaatgtTGCTCACAAGCAACTTTAATCACCAAGCTACTGCAACAAGGGAAGATGAACAAGGcaccaaagaaacattttgaagcCATTTTGACCGAGCTCAAAATCGCGCTTGCTGACATTCAAGCTAAGCTATCTCCGATGATTCTTATGGATGCTAAGATAACGGCTTTGACAGAGCTTGAGGCTAAGCTATCACTGCTGCtacaactcgtggaagatttGGAACAGGAAAAGGCACGTAatgaacaacgagataatcgccaagatccCCTGGAGAGAAGGTTGCATGATTATGATTAGAAACGCAGTTTGCTTAAAGTCCAAACCACCACAATGACTTAACTGTTgtctaaagaaacaaaatattgacatttacaaatctttttttattcaatgactagaaccaacatttttatatatataaaacagagAACAGCAGCATAATACTGGAACTCAATTGacttaaaaacatcaatatttcccaaaaatgtttagtttcttACATGAAATATGCAACTTCCCTTTAACAATCACATGTTTCAGATGGCGCTGACTTTAATCGCAGTTTTTAGTGTCAAAGCTGAAAACAGTACATTTAGACATCGATGATAGAGTCTAAGCTGCTACAGAATAAAGAAGATTGTGTGCAGTTTTCTACTTTAGACAGAATACGATTCCTACAACCTAAACTTGAACCAACAACCTTAACATTTGCGTGCAGATCCTGAAAGGGGATACAAGCCCCCGTTCCACTTTCTGCAAAGAAATAAAGCCAACAATGATCAGTTCATCTTTTAGTTAAAGTGCTTAGAAGCAGCaagaaaaactttcattaaatttaaagattaaaacaaaaatacacaaaagtgtGTTATCAGCTTTAACTAATTAATGTGTGTGGATAAAGTTCATACTATACGCAttagacttgtttttttatgggtCCTGTAGATTTTGGATGTGCACTAGTTCTGCCTTTTTTATGACACTTGATTAATCTTTTACCAAATGgctgtaaatatttaaacatagaTTAGCCTATGTCTCCGATATACAAGGGGCCGCATGCTCATGGCTCACACAGCATAGAGATGGttggaaaacagactttcacAGTAAGCTCCAGTTTTGTAATCCAAACTTTTAGAAACCGCTCAAATGAAAAGTATCTACAAAGAGTTTGACTTACTTAATCTGATGAGttgctgtttttatatttctcaGTATAAAATTAGACATGTAGCTTTCTTccattgattttatttcagtGGCTGATGACAAAAAGACAGTACTAGTACAAATACAGTTAGCAGGACTCCttaggttttattattttcatagatatttttatgattatagGAGCTGCACTCTCAATTCACAGCGGGAAAGCATTGGATCCAGTACTGGCTGGCTGGGTTCTTCTCctatgtgtgggttttctctagGTACTACAGctttctcccacagtccaaaaacaggcttcataggttaattggtgtctTTAAATTGTCCCAAATCCCATAGTCACATGCACCGGTACAGGGGGTTAACCCATAAGGGTGCTgggggtttttgggttgtcctggCTCGTAGAGGGTTGTATACAGATGCAGCTGCATCTTAAGTAAAGTACAAGTGTGTTttacagttcccttgaggcttgtgcAGCCACCTAAAAGGACGAAATAAAAATGGAACGTAGCATTGTCGTGTGTGTTAAgttttttatgaaacatttgtAGTGTTACTCGCACCTGTGAGGTACAAGGGATGCTGTAGTATGACAACCCTCCAGTAATTTGTAAGGTGCacgtactggctccttactgaccaaATGCTCACaacctgtcacctgcagcacgcccattgaaaaaaaatctgcatacaAATTTTGGCTCTTTGGGCTCAATGAGTAATCTATGACTTTACTTCCTACAGTCCACCTGGTATACCTgtacagatttttcaaaatttttgcctgcagacagTCGTGACTTAGGCATAAATTGTAAGATAATGTGAGTGGTTGTATGTCTCTGTATGACCTTGTTATGGACTGGAGAACCATCCAGGGTGTACACCGCCCTCGTCTCTGAGTAGCTGGGTATAGTCTCCAGGATCCCCATGACCCCGAATGAGAATAAAGCAgatttagaagatggatggatagattatTTGTGATTATGTTAAAGAGGACCAGAATGACTTTAGTTCATAAGTGaacattaacaacaaaaatagccTCAAGGCTTGGTGGTGGTTAGGAAGACCTGATCTGACCTCTAATGTGTGGAACAGCTTTAACAATCAAGCAGTTGTTGGaggaaattttgttttgaatgtttgcaGTTGTCTTTTTGTGTTCTATTTACATGGTAAATAACCCATCTGTCACGAAATGACCTCTCAGTGTTGACAGAACAGCTGCCTACGTGATATACTACTTGTGGAGATCAAACATAGCGAGGAAGAGTCTTTTAATCCTTCATTTTGGAATCAATTCTCAAGAATAAAGGTGGGGCTGAAGCAAAAGCTTCAACCATACTGTGAATGATGTTATtcattttggaaatattttttaaaatttgtttcagAGGAGTCCAGATTgggggattttttattttttttttggcttacaAATTGTTTTGGAAAAAGCTGATGAATCCCTATCACAACGGAAAAATGAAACTCCAGGTCACTGAGGCAAAAGTCCATGCAGAGATTTCCAAACCtctatactattttttttaactctacagGGGGACCCTTAGGGCACTACCAAgtcatcagaagaaaaaaacagtcccTCACGGAcctcctgggtcttccctggggcctcctGTGGTGAGACATGTCCAGAATAAcccccagggaggcatccaggaaG from the Oryzias melastigma strain HK-1 linkage group LG1, ASM292280v2, whole genome shotgun sequence genome contains:
- the mtnr1aa gene encoding melatonin receptor type 1A-A, whose product is MLQNGSHLNTSSQDTVLSRPPWVTTTLGCFLIFTIVVDILGNLLVIFSVYRNKKLRNAGNIFVVSLAVADLVVAIYPYPLVLTSIFHNGWNLGSVHCQISGFLMGVSVIGSIFNITAIAINRYCYICHSLKYDKLYSDKNSVCYVILIWALTVVAIVPNLFVGSLKYDPRVYSCTFEQSASSAYTIAVVFFHFILPIMIVTYCYLRIWILVIQVRRRVKPDNRPKLTPHDVRNFVTMFVVFVLFAVCWAPLNFIGLAVAIKPEVVVPLIPEWLFVASYFMAYFNSCLNAIVYGVLNQNFRREYKRIVVSVCTARIFFQDSSNDAGERLKSKPSPLMTNNNQVKVDSV